One window of the Falco biarmicus isolate bFalBia1 chromosome 2, bFalBia1.pri, whole genome shotgun sequence genome contains the following:
- the RAI2 gene encoding retinoic acid-induced protein 2, with product MEELYKDAPNLPMDVTSSPSAMANNKLENGVAQLITAEAWNINSADLMKKALSPLVTVPAPSILTPPAESQSGVALKVAATVLQPICLGDSPVVLPIHLQVAGSAAPQMPATNATTPYVMTTQGPVPLPVLLEQHVFQHLNSPLVLPPGATCPASPLHTGLFPGAAAPVGQPQLLDPKPSGQAQEPVLPPVFQTPGFAAVLQDLFPSQGALGSAPCQPPPDYAALPPQAFSSPLSPLVPPATLLVPYPVIVPLPVPVPIPIPVPIPVPHGAEAKAAPDPPKPPLFTPNSCKGTQTPLEKEETKPFDLLHPREFPQLSRHTVIKMSGENEALDLSMKGPPAPRAGEAAPPAEDGALDLSLASCRKPGGPHGETAGPGPATSAEAGAHPVPDKLSPGPAAPFSPCKPQEALGKAEGRVAGGGPAELLRQPQKWLVEQAGRAGCEPKAGNNIEIVSTSQTAKVIVSVKDAVPTIFCGKIKGLSGVSTKNFSFKRDLPQDSVLQCYDVKSPPEPRDSAEALRKPVKNRSVKLKKMNSPEIHILPIKKQRLAAFFPRK from the coding sequence ATGGAGGAGCTGTACAAGGACGCCCCAAACCTGCCCATGGATGTTACCAGCTCGCCCTCAGCGATGGCCAACAACAAGCTGGAGAATGGGGTGGCCCAGCTGATCACGGCAGAGGCCTGGAACATCAACTCAGCCGACCTGATGAAGAAGGCCCTCTCCCCTCTGGTGACAGTCCCCGCGCCCTCCATCCTGACGCCGCCAGCCGAGTCGCAGAGCGGGGTTGCCCTGAAGGTGGCGGCCACCGTGCTGCAGCCCATCTGCCTGGGTGACAGCCCTGTCGTCCTGCCCATCCACCTGCAGGTCGCTGGCAGCGCCGCCCCGCAGATGCCGGCCACCAATGCCACCACCCCCTATGTCATGACCACCCAGGGTCCCGTTCCACTGCCTGTCCTCCTGGAGCAGCATGTCTTCCAGCACCTGAACTCACCCCTGGTGCTGCCCCCGGGGGCCACGTGCCCCGCCAGCCCGCTGCACACCGGCCTCTTCCCCGGTGCTGCCGCCCCCGtcgggcagccccagctcctggaCCCCAAGCCCTCTGGCCAAGCCCAGGAGCCCGTCCTGCCCCCTGTCTTTCAGACGCCGGGGTTCGCTGCCGTCCTCCAGGACCTGTTTCCCTCACAGGGtgccctgggctctgccccCTGCCAGCCGCCCCCTGACTATgctgccctcccaccccaggcCTTCAGCTCGCCCCTCTCCCCGCTGGTGCCCCCCGCCACGCTGCTGGTGCCCTACCCCGTCATAGTGCCCCTgcccgtccctgtccccatccccatccccgtGCCCATCCCCGTGCCCCACGGCGCTGAGGCCAAGGCAGCCCCCGACCCGCCCAAGCCGCCGCTTTTCACCCCCAACTCCTGCAAGGGCACCCAGACCCccctggagaaggaggagacCAAGCCCTTCGACCTCCTCCACCCACGGGAGTTTCCCCAGCTGAGCCGTCACACCGTCATCAAGATGAGCGGCGAGAACGAGGCGCTGGACCTCTCCATGAAAGGGCCACCTGCACCCCGGGCTGGCGAGGCTGCCCCACCAGCTGAGGACGGGGCCCTGGACCTGTCCCTGGCCTCCTGCCGCAAGCCGGGGGGACCCCACGGGGAGACAGCCGGCCCTGGCCCTGCCACCTCTGCCGAGGCCGGCGCTCACCCTGTGCCGGACAAGCTGTCCCCAGGCCCAGCCgcccccttctccccctgcaAGCCCCAGGAGGCGCTGGGCAAGGCGGAGGGCAGGGTGGCAGGCGGCGGGCCGGCCGAGCTGCTGCGGCAGCCGCAGAAGTGGCTGGTGGAGCAGGCGGGCAGGGCGGGCTGCGAGCCCAAGGCCGGCAACAACATCGAGATCGTCAGCACCTCGCAGACAGCCAAAGTCATCGTCTCCGTCAAGGACGCCGTGCCCACCATCTTCTGCGGCAAGATCAAGGGCCTGTCAGGGGTCTCCACCAAAAACTTTTCCTTCAAAAGGGACCTGCCCCAGGACTCGGTGCTGCAGTGCTACGACGTGAAGAGCCCGCCCGAGCCCCGGGACAGCGCTGAGGCCCTCAGGAAACCCGTCAAAAACAGGAGCGTAAagctaaagaaaatgaactcgCCGGAGATACATATTCTTCCAATCAAGAAGCAACGGCTCGCTGCCTTTTTTCCAAGAAAGTAA